From Deltaproteobacteria bacterium:
CAGCCAATGTTCGTTCGCTTAAAAAGCCTGAACCTTTCAAAGGTAAGGGTATTAAATATGTCGAAGAAGTAATTCGTCGAAAGGCGGGTAAAGCAGCAGCAACCGCGGCTAAATAGTGTCGATGCTGAAAAACGCCCATCTACGGCGTTGCCTACGAAACTGCAATCCTCACGTACTTCCATGTACGCTGCGGTTGCAGTTTCGTAGGCGCCTTGTGTCTGGGCATTTTTGAGCATCGACTAAAAGATTATAAAGGATTTTTTATGGCACTTGCTAAAAAAGACATGTGGAAACGCCGAAAATTGCGCATTCGTAAGAAGGTGCAGGGTACTGACACCCGGCCACGGCTGACTATTTTTCGTAGCGGAAAACATATTTACGCCCAGTTAGTCGATGATACCCAAGGGCGTACGATTGTTGCAGCCTCAACGGTAGAAAAAGAATTGAAAGCTGCACATTGTAATAAAGACTTTGCTACCCAAGTGGGCAAGCTGGTTGCCGAACGTGCCAAACAAGCCAAAATTGCTCAGGTTGTTTTTGATCGCAATGGTTATCGTTATCATGGTTGTGTAAAGGCGTTAGCCGATGGTGTCCGTGACGGAGGTCTAAAGTTTTAATATGACAAAACCGATTAATCCTAATGAATTGAATTTAGCCGAAAAGATTGTGCACATTAGCCGTGTGGCAAAAGTGGTGAAGGGTGGGCGCAGGTTTAGTTTTTCAAGCCTCGTTGTAGTGGGCGATGGTAATGGCCATGTGGGGGTTGGGTTGGGTAAAGCCAATGAAGTTCCAGAATCCATTCGCAAGGCAACCGAGTCAGCAAAACATCGTTTGGTCAAGGTTCCCATTGCGACAGGCAGCACCATCCCTCATGAAGTGACGGGTCGTTATGGAGCAGGTCTTGTTATCTTAAAGCCAGCCAAACCAGGGACGGGAATTATTGCTGGTGTCACCATGCGGGCTATCTTAGAATCTGCGGGTTATCATAATGTTTTGACCAAGTGTATTCGTACCAACAATCAACACAATGTTTTAAAAGCAACGATGCAAGCATTGCTACAGTTACAGTCACCCGAAGAAGTGCAAAAGCTACGAAAGGCTAGCTAGGAAATTTTATGGCCGACATACTACAAGTTGAAAAAATACATAGTGCCATTGCCAGAAACCGCGCGCAAAAAAAAGTTTTGCTGAGTTTGGGGCTCAATAGGCGACACCAGGTTAAGTATCTTAAGGCAACCCCGGCTACTTTGGGGATGGCAAAAAAGGTTTGTCATTTGCTGAACTATAAAGTCATTTCCGAAAAAGACATTCCCAAAGTTAAACCCTTATCGACTTATCAATTAGGTGCATTGCCCGAAAAAAATACGGTTCAGGCTAAACCTAAACAAACCGTGGCAAAAAGAAAATCAACCCCAACCAAGAAGAAAGCAGCCAAGTCTGCTAAGTAGGAATTTATGGCTAAGTTATTACAACATTTAGAAGCCCCGGCTGGTGCCAATCAAACTCGCAAACGTTTAGGGCGTGGCGAAAGTAGTGGTTTGGGCAAAACTTCAGGGCGAGGTCACAAGGGGCAAAAATCGCGCGCTGGTGGTTACCATAAAAAATCCTTTGAAGGTGGGCAGATGCCTTTGGTGCGGCGGGTTCCAAAATCGGGGTTTACTAATATTTTTCGCAAAACCTACGCCATTATTAATTTGAAAGATTTAAACCTGGTACCGCAAGGTAAAGTTGTTGATATTGCGTATTTGCAAGAGATTGGAAAAATTAAAAAAGTGGAAAGTGGACTTAAAGTTTTAGGTGAAGGTGAACTCAAGGTCCCATTAACGATTAAAGCTAAACATTTTTCTAAAACGGCATTAGCTAAGATCAAACAAGCCGGCGGTACAGCAGAGATTTCTTGAGGTTCTAAAATTGGCTTCTTCGATAGCAAATATTACCAGACTGCCCGAATTAAGGAGTCGCCTGTTTTTTACTCTCTTAATGCTGGGGATTTACCGGCTGGGGGTCTTTGTTCCTACTCCTGGGATCAACCCCAAAGCATTGACTGATTTAGTGGGTAAGGGCACCGTTTTTGACATCATTAATATGTTTTCGGGTGGTGCCTTTGAACGATTGTCGGTTTTTGCTTTGGGCATCATGCCCTACATTACCGCATCGATTATCTTCCAATTGTTAACGGTTGCTGTCCCTGCCTTAGAAAAACTTTCCAAAGAAGGCGATGCCGGTCGCAAACGAATTACCCAACTCACTCGTTATGGTACGGTGCTGATTTGTCTTATCCAAGGGTTTGGCATCAGTTTTGGCTTAGAACAACAAAAGGTGTTGCTGCCGGGGGTTGGCGGGTGGTCTTATTATTTGTTGACGGTTACCACTTTGACGGCGGGCACTTGTTTTCTTATGTGGTTAGGAGAACAAATTACCGAACGTGGTATTGGTAATGGAATTTCGCTGATTATCTTTGGAGGTATTGTGACCGGTATTCCCCAAGCCTTACAAGATTCTATTGCAACCCAAGGCCAATTTGGTGGGGCCTTTGGCCTCATCTTTTTAGCAGCCTTTGTTTTTGGTGTTTCTTACATCATTTTATTTTTTGAAAGAGGGCAACGCCGCATCCCCATTCAATATGCCAAACGGGTGGTGGGTCGAAAAATCTTTGGTGCTCAATCCAGCCACCTCCCATTAAAACTGAATATGGCCGGGGTTATTCCAGCCATCTTTGCTTCTTCTTTAATTATGTTTCCTGCTACGATGGCTAGCTTTTGGGATAATAATATTGTGCGCAATATAGCCGGCAATTTAACTTCAGGCCCTTTGCATTTAGCCTTATTTGGGGGGCTTATTATTTTCTTTTGTTATTTTTACACAGCGGTCACTCTTAACCCAAGCAATATGGCTGAAAATATCCAAAAAAATGGTGGCTATATTCCAGGGATCAGACCTGGCAAAGCCACGGCTGAATTCATCGATCGGGTTTTAATTCGCACCACCTTAATTGGCGGTCTTTACATTACTGGCATTTGCTTGCTTCCCCAAATTTTAACGGCCTATTTCAGAATCCCCAGTTCGATTGCCACAACTTTTGGTGGTACCAGTGTTTTGATTATGATCGGTGTGGCGATGGATACCGTGTCGCAAATCGAGGCTCATTTGATGAGTCGAAATTACGATGGGTTTTTGGGTGCCAAGGTTGGGCGATTTAAAGGAAGAAGAGGTTAGCAAATCTCATGCGGCTTATTTTATTAGGTCCACCCGGGGCGGGCAAAGGCACTCAGGCCAAGCAAATCCAAAACAAATTTAAAATTCCTCAAATTTCAACCGGTGACATGTTGCGCGAAGCTCGTCGCCATAAAACTCCGCTGGGATTGCAGGCCGAACGCTATATTACTTCAGGGGCTTTGGTGCCTGATTCTGTGGTTATAGGGCTGATCGAGGAAAGGCTCAAAAATACTGATTGTGCGGGTGGGTTTATTTTAGACGGTTTTCCTCGTACCTTAGTTCAGGCCCAAGAGCTTGATAAGGTGCTGGCCCGTGACCACCAAAAAATCGATGCAGTTTTGCAACTTGATGTTGCCGAAGAAGATTTAGTGCAAAGATTATCAGGGCGCAGAACTTGCCGCGGCTGTGGGAATATTCATCACTTAAAATATTCCCCCCCTAAAATAGCAGGGAAATGCGATGTCTGTGGGGGCGAACTTTATCAACGCGATGACGATCAAGAAGTCACGATTCGAAACCGGCTCAAAACCTTTCGTGAACAAACTGCACCATTGGTCCAATTTTATGAAAAGCAAGGTATTTTAAAACGCGTTCAAGGCTTGGGTCCTGCCGAAGAGGTGACACAGGCTATTTTCAAAGCCCTTAATGGAAGTGTGCGATGAACCGCGGGGCTGTTACCATTAAATCAGCTGAAGAAATCACCAAGATGCGCAAGGCGGCTAGCATGGTGAGCACGGTGCTGACTCGCATGCCCGAGCACATCAAGCCAGGGGTGAGTACCTACGAGTTAGATCAATTGGCTGAAAAATGGATCCGCGAAGCCGGTGGTAAGCCTGCTTTCAAAGGTTACCTGGGTTATAAGGCCAGCATTTGCACTTCGATTAACCATGAGGTGGTGCATGGCATCCCCTCCAAAGATCGGATTTTACAAGAGGGTGATATTATCGGGGTTGATTGTGGGGCCATTTGGGAGGCCTATTATGGTGATGGGGCCTATACTTTTGCGGTGGGTAAAGTATCCCCGGAGGTTCAACAGCTTTTGGAGCGGACGCAAAGAGGGCTTTTAACTGGTGTGGAACAAATGCACCCTGGCAAGCGTTTATTTGATATTGGGGCCGCCATTTCAGCGGTAGCAGACCAATATGGTTATGGGGTAGTGCGGGAATATGTAGGTCATGGTATTGGGACCAAGCTTCACGAAGACCCCCAAGTCCCCAATTTTGGGGTGGCAGGTACGGGGATGCGACTTAAGGCGGGGATGATTTTAGCCATTGAGCCGATGTTCAATTTGGGCACCCATGAAGTAGAATTGCAAAAAGATGGTTGGACGGTAGTAACCAAAGATCACAAGTTCTCGGCTCATTTTGAACACACGGTATTAATTACAGAAAATGGGCCTGAACTCTTGACTAAATGGCCTTAACAATGTAAGTTACCGGCCTTTTTGAACCGATAAAACTATGCCCAAAGAGGAAGCCATTGAAGTTGAAGGAACCGTTCTCGAGCCCCTGCCGAACGCGATGTTTAGGGTAGAGCTTGAAAATGGGCATAAAGTATTGGCTCATGTTTCGGGCAAGATGAGAATGCATTTTATAAAAATCTTGCCCGGAGACAAAGTAAAAATTGAACTGTCGCCGTATGATTTAACGCGAGGCCGTATTATTTATCGTGGGAAATAGAGTGGTATGTCATTGCGATCCGCCTCTGGCGGAGAAGCAATCTCACCAACCGATTTTTTGATGATGAGAGTAATTTATGAAAGTTCGTTCGTCTGTAAAAAAGATTTGTCGAAAATGTAAAATTGTTCGTCGTAAACGTATCGTGCGCGTGGTTTGTGAAAATCCACGACACAAACAACGACAAGGGTAAAAAGAATATGCCAAGAATAGCCGGCGTTGATATTCCAAATAAAAAGAAACTTCCCATTGCCTTGACCTACATTTTTGGGATTGGCAAAACTCGAGCTAATAAAATTTTGCGTGAAACTCAAATTGACGCTGCGTTGCGTGCTGAACAATTAACTGATGCTCAGGTCAATCAGATCCGTCGCTACATCGATGATAATTTTAAAGTAGAAGGTGACTTACGTCGTGAGATCACCTTAAACATCAAACGGTTGGTTGATTTAGGTAGTTATCGTGGGAGTCGGCATCGTAAGAGCTTGCCCACGCGAGGGCAACGTACGCGTACGAATGCACGCACTCGCAAAGGGCCTCGTAAAACCGTGGCCGGTAAAAAGAAGGCACCAACCGCTAAATAAAGGATGATGAGGAATTCCAATGGCAGAAGAAGCACCCGTTAATGCGCAAGAACAGCCGACTGAAGTTAAAAAACCGGCTAAGCGTAAAAAGAAAAAGACGATTAGGAATGTGAGCCAGGGTGTGATTCATATTCTAGCGACTTTTAATAATACGGTTATCACAGTCACAGATCCAAGTGGCAATGTTATCA
This genomic window contains:
- the rplO gene encoding 50S ribosomal protein L15 → MAKLLQHLEAPAGANQTRKRLGRGESSGLGKTSGRGHKGQKSRAGGYHKKSFEGGQMPLVRRVPKSGFTNIFRKTYAIINLKDLNLVPQGKVVDIAYLQEIGKIKKVESGLKVLGEGELKVPLTIKAKHFSKTALAKIKQAGGTAEIS
- the secY gene encoding preprotein translocase subunit SecY, with amino-acid sequence MASSIANITRLPELRSRLFFTLLMLGIYRLGVFVPTPGINPKALTDLVGKGTVFDIINMFSGGAFERLSVFALGIMPYITASIIFQLLTVAVPALEKLSKEGDAGRKRITQLTRYGTVLICLIQGFGISFGLEQQKVLLPGVGGWSYYLLTVTTLTAGTCFLMWLGEQITERGIGNGISLIIFGGIVTGIPQALQDSIATQGQFGGAFGLIFLAAFVFGVSYIILFFERGQRRIPIQYAKRVVGRKIFGAQSSHLPLKLNMAGVIPAIFASSLIMFPATMASFWDNNIVRNIAGNLTSGPLHLALFGGLIIFFCYFYTAVTLNPSNMAENIQKNGGYIPGIRPGKATAEFIDRVLIRTTLIGGLYITGICLLPQILTAYFRIPSSIATTFGGTSVLIMIGVAMDTVSQIEAHLMSRNYDGFLGAKVGRFKGRRG
- the map gene encoding type I methionyl aminopeptidase, which gives rise to MNRGAVTIKSAEEITKMRKAASMVSTVLTRMPEHIKPGVSTYELDQLAEKWIREAGGKPAFKGYLGYKASICTSINHEVVHGIPSKDRILQEGDIIGVDCGAIWEAYYGDGAYTFAVGKVSPEVQQLLERTQRGLLTGVEQMHPGKRLFDIGAAISAVADQYGYGVVREYVGHGIGTKLHEDPQVPNFGVAGTGMRLKAGMILAIEPMFNLGTHEVELQKDGWTVVTKDHKFSAHFEHTVLITENGPELLTKWP
- the rpmJ gene encoding 50S ribosomal protein L36; the protein is MKVRSSVKKICRKCKIVRRKRIVRVVCENPRHKQRQG
- a CDS encoding 50S ribosomal protein L18, which gives rise to MALAKKDMWKRRKLRIRKKVQGTDTRPRLTIFRSGKHIYAQLVDDTQGRTIVAASTVEKELKAAHCNKDFATQVGKLVAERAKQAKIAQVVFDRNGYRYHGCVKALADGVRDGGLKF
- the rpmD gene encoding 50S ribosomal protein L30; this encodes MADILQVEKIHSAIARNRAQKKVLLSLGLNRRHQVKYLKATPATLGMAKKVCHLLNYKVISEKDIPKVKPLSTYQLGALPEKNTVQAKPKQTVAKRKSTPTKKKAAKSAK
- the infA gene encoding translation initiation factor IF-1; its protein translation is MPKEEAIEVEGTVLEPLPNAMFRVELENGHKVLAHVSGKMRMHFIKILPGDKVKIELSPYDLTRGRIIYRGK
- a CDS encoding adenylate kinase: MRLILLGPPGAGKGTQAKQIQNKFKIPQISTGDMLREARRHKTPLGLQAERYITSGALVPDSVVIGLIEERLKNTDCAGGFILDGFPRTLVQAQELDKVLARDHQKIDAVLQLDVAEEDLVQRLSGRRTCRGCGNIHHLKYSPPKIAGKCDVCGGELYQRDDDQEVTIRNRLKTFREQTAPLVQFYEKQGILKRVQGLGPAEEVTQAIFKALNGSVR
- the rpsM gene encoding 30S ribosomal protein S13, with the translated sequence MPRIAGVDIPNKKKLPIALTYIFGIGKTRANKILRETQIDAALRAEQLTDAQVNQIRRYIDDNFKVEGDLRREITLNIKRLVDLGSYRGSRHRKSLPTRGQRTRTNARTRKGPRKTVAGKKKAPTAK
- the rpsE gene encoding 30S ribosomal protein S5, encoding MTKPINPNELNLAEKIVHISRVAKVVKGGRRFSFSSLVVVGDGNGHVGVGLGKANEVPESIRKATESAKHRLVKVPIATGSTIPHEVTGRYGAGLVILKPAKPGTGIIAGVTMRAILESAGYHNVLTKCIRTNNQHNVLKATMQALLQLQSPEEVQKLRKAS